In Gigantopelta aegis isolate Gae_Host chromosome 2, Gae_host_genome, whole genome shotgun sequence, the sequence CTTCGCGATAATCTCGTCCTGCATTAGCGAGAAACACATGGACAAAATGGCCATGCCGAACATCACATAGATGGCGCCAAGAATGAGCTGCGCCTGCGCCTGGGGGTTCTCGAAATCAGTTCCGGGTACCACGTCACCAAAACCGATGGTGCTCAGCGTGATGAAGCAGAAGTAGGCCGATTGCAGCCAATCCCAGCCCTCCCACAAGCCGAACAGGACCGCTCCTCCGAAAATGTAGCCGCCTATGACGATCATCGTGATGGTGAGGGGAACCGTGATCTTCTTCTCGTCCaaatcgtcgtcgtcgtcatcgcTGTCGTCGTCGAGAATTACCGGGTCGTGTTTCGTCGGTGGCCGGTTGAACGCTTTCAGATCGAGGGGAACTATTTTCACCGTCTTTCCGGACGGGCTCGGTGCTCTGGAGCCGGACTTTGACGAACCCGGACGAACCAGAGACGCCATGTCGGTATTGCTCTTTTTGTTGTCGTTGGTGTCCGTACTGCCCGTCGGGGATTTCGTGGGTATTCGGGAGAAGTCGTCAGTCAGGCTTCCGCCGATGACTCCAGATTTTTCCGTCTTCCAGGCCGGGTCCTGTGAACGCTGCATTGGTCTGATCTGGACAACCTTGGTGGTTCTCCTCTTCTTGCGGCGACAGCAACCGCAGCAGCAGATCTTGGCGTAGATGAAGCGAAAGATGTCCGCCAGCACGTCGCCTATGTTCGCGAGACACAGCAGCATCAACGGTATACCAAGCACGGCGTATGCTATACAGACCAGTCGACCCCAGACTGTCTTCGGGGCGATGTGCCCATACcctggaaaataaaatatactgttgttatataattatacaatatggtatttttaatttctCTTACAAAGCCGTTAAATTAGAACACTACATGCGAGATTTGTGGCATTTCCTATTTCTAATAGCACCAGCAGTAGTAATTTTGAAGTAgaagtggcagtagtagtagtggtggtggtagtagtagtagtggtggtggtagtagtagtattagtattagtactaatagtagtagtagtagtagtagaagccgctgtagtagtagtagtagtagaagccgctgtagtagtagtagtagtagtaggtctgtagtagtagtagtagtagtagtagcagcagcagcagcagcagcagcagtagtagtgtCCAGGtgacacgcccccccccccccctcaatttTCGTCaaccaatatatattacagaataaaaacaaataaaaaattatccCATCCATCTGTTCAAAAGCAATAACGGGTTTTGGGTCCCCGCTATTAAAAAACGTCCGGATCCGCTCCTgctatgtcattaatgtaatgtactaatacaaaaataaataagtttgggTGCTATTTGGggataaaacactgtaaagtAACTATAAGATAGGTTGATACATTATGACTGTCAGGCTGTAtgtccatgaataatatataatatttattatttactaatgcacTGGCAAGTGTTCATCTCAAGGCCACGTTCCCTTTTAGTGAGAGGGGTTAGGGTGAGGTCTTAATCTCGTGATGTTCATTGTAacatattgcacacacacacatggccAGAATATTGTATATCCGCGATTGGTGGAGGCGTGGCCCTCTGTCCAAACCCACACCCACCTCTGGCTTCGTATgtaggtatattttatatggttttatattgattgtccgtgttttgtaatacacgtttatatttgttcaattgataggttgtttgatagtgactgataatgaatgaatgtcatgggaataaattgttttcagtgttaaaggaaggcatcggacatatagttaaggaccaaacagatattgagagaggaaacccgttgtcgccacttcatgggctactcattttctattagcagacagggatcttttatatgcatcatcccacagacaggatagtacataccacggcatcaagcgagcgctttaccactggtttacgtcccgcccctcagtgTGAAAGAGTTAATAAATGCATTGAACGTTATATGTTTGATGGGTAGGGAGAAGCAATTTCAATTTACCCATAATTTACTcatataacaataatgtatggactgtccagtaatatattttctgtGAACTTATATACCCTTCTCTACTTGCATTTCATATGGTTTACATAATGCTACAACAGCACGTGCAATCATATATTATACTtcgaaaataatatgttattgaccATCGACTTGATGTGTACAAGCAATGttatcgtattttggacattcgGGGCCGCGTTTAATGAAaaaagctataatggccttcaggTAGCCTCGTATCCTAATCTTTTGTTGtgcaaatagccttagttttttttataggaGAATGAAATTGCAACATAGATagattttttaatggaaataagtcaacttcgtgcattgtAGGTGAtgcattgtatataaaacctgccggggtttgggtttgttttcatgcaaatgtagaGAAAACATGGACTGAATAgaaattaaacgtaacatttgcaaaaaacttagggtctaaacaattgaacaggactatagtgctgtagtagtagtagtagtagtggtagtagtagtagtagtagtagtagtagtagtagtagtagtggtagtagtggtagtagtagtagtggtagtagtagtggtagtggtagtagtggtagtggtagtggtagtagtggtagtagtggtagtggtagtagtggtagtggtagtagtagtagtagtagtggtagtggtagtggtagtggtagtggtagtggtagtggtagtagtagtagtagtagtagtagtagtggtagtggtagtagtagtagtagtagtagtagtagtagtagtagtagaggtaatagcagcagtactattttaattaattatatatgacttaaataaataaataaaataaatacatacatacatacatacatacataggacctacatacattcataaataaatacataaataaataaataaacagtagtggtagtaacagCAGTCAGGGACGTTTCTGGCGAAACGGGTAGGAGCAGTTGCtggagaagaccctatattattTCCCTTGATTTATCTctcactaatgtgtgtgtgcgtgcgtgtgcgtgtgtgtgcgtgcgtgcgtgcgcgtgcgcgtgcgcgtgcgtgcgtattAAACTTTGAACCCCTATTTTCACACACCACAGCTTTTATCCGTCACCCACATGGAATTATTTTACGGAACTTCCAACGATACATTTATTAAAGTTTAGAAACCAGATCTAAGATAATTGTTCACAGCAAAAGCTCCAACCATCTCAATAATACACTTTTTAAaggtgaaaaataaattaatcttaGTGAAAAATAGTCAGCGATTGCGAAAGTTCCAACCATCCCAACATATTGATTAAACTTAAAAACACATGTAAAATAGTCAACCATTGCAAGACTTTCAACATTTCggaatacatttaataaactttaacaATCAGATACAGCCTATAACAATATAAAGAAATGACGTCTATTTACATTTTACACCTAACTGCAACCCTAAAACCAAATAAAATTCCAACCattctaatacatttattaaactttacacacaaaaaaccccacccgcaaacaaacaacacacagaaCTGCAAAATGGTCATCTATTGCCAAACGTTCAACCATCCCGacataaatttattaaagttaaaaactaaACAGAGATGTAGAATTATCCTCCATAAATTGTTTTGTAATGCCGTCTTACAACATTATTGTGTTGAAtcgatttatttttataaaacacaTTTCAGTTTCATGTTTTTCATTGTAATCGCATATACCCTGGGGTATTTgaaggattttttgttgttgttaaagcTTTTCGCTTAGACACTATCGATTGTCGCTCTTGTTCCGTAACAATATACCGCGTGGTGTCACCATGACGACTACTTCTTCTTTTGTTGCTGATTTATGTTCAAAAATATCATAGGGCAATTCATTATTAATGAGAAGTAAGTTGTCATAGAGGTTGGAAGTTTCTCAAAAGCCgattgaaaacaaaacgtttcatCTCCAGTATTCACCAAAGGATCCTATAATCAATAAATGGGAGATATACATACCGCCATTGTCCTACGTGTTATCGACATACACTCATTTCCCTAATCATTTCTTTTAGTTTAATCTCCTTGGAGATAGTATAACAGTTAACATGAAATGCGGATATACGGCACCACAGTTATATGTGTTAATGTCATATTGATTTTGCAATCTTTCTTCTGAGTTTTGGCTTCTTcgatttatgtattaatattattgcaatgattTGAAAACGAACGCCttgcttttattaaaaaaagcaaTTGGCCTGGACGTTATAATTCCCAAATTATTGAAACTTAATACTTGTAAGATTTTCTTTCAGTTACTTTATAACAAATCTCAATAAAACAGCAAAACATTACTAACAATAAATCtctctattaaatttaatttaaaatacagaaaCATGCTGTCAACAATAAGGTGTAATAGACCTGCATTTAAGAATCTGAACGTTAAATCCATTAACGCATTCAATATCGTATCTCGGTACAGGTCTAAGTACCAAGGATGTTTTTGGCAATGTCGTTCCTGACCCTGTGCTTATAACacatttagagtctagattttcggtctggtgcttataaaatgttaaagtttagaATCAAGACTAATAAGAGTATGATACTTTTAGTCATGGTAACGCCACACAAAgtgcatgcgtgtgacgtcattagagatttgcGGCCAGACTGTAACGCTTTATAAACACAGGCCCTGCTCACGTGAATCACTGTCaggtgatttgtttttaaaaaaagatctGCTGCTCCCAAATCTGGTATCCTTCCTATAACCCCCCGCCATGGAATCGTGGGCTGGCGGAGTCAGAACCCGaatccatggtgggcgtgcctgaaccgtaaggatgtgggcacgttaatacagttcccttcccttcccttccttcCTATCTTTTAGGAAGACTGCCATTTCCAAAACAGGTTTGACAAAATTTATCCAAATCAGCACATGACAGAGCTGAGTTGAAATTGAGACGTTTGTGGTAATACGCACCCGTGAATCATTGTCAATAGGTACTTCGGAAGAAAAACGACCAGTGTTGGGTTCTTGTGTGGAATACCCTTATTTTGACTTCCAAAGCGAGCAGTTAGGAGTGGTTGAAAGAGTCTGAGTGTATGTGGCACTAGATTTGCTTGCAAATAGGTCCCACCGAACTGTGTATTTTTTACTATGCATACGAAGAAAATTGTTCCATAGAAACTTCTTGCATGAGCAGAATGATACCAAAGCAAAACATGATGGCAAGACTCATAACAGACGTTGCAGCTGTTTTCCTCCATAATCCCTTTTTATAAGAATCCATCTAATTATATTTCAAATGATATAACTGCATTCACAAGTCTCAAAAATCTGAGTTAGAACAAACGGTTGCGAACCTAGGGTTTttacataaacaacaaaaggattgagcacaagtttgccaacttactaGACCCTATCGTTTTCCCTTTTTAGAGGTAGAATATATAAGGATCTGTAACTTCTTCtcgtttttttttacaattttctgTTAGTTTTTGTAAACTGACTTTCTGTCGTTTGTATTCAAGgcactttttgttttcaaaacaatttaagaATGACCCCTTTAATTACTCACATGGTGTCTGTCATTCACATATTTGGCAGTTAATGTGAAAGTAGTAGTACCATGAATGCAAACGTGTCAGattttttcaaaattaccaaagtttCATGACCGTTTGACCTTCTGAGACCTAATTATTAATCCAATTTGTACATGACATATATCAGTTTGTAGAGGAGTTTATTATCAACATGTTGGTTGATCGCAAAATTAtaacacgtttttttttttcacctacctaaaactatttgaaaaaaatttgTCCTCGCCTCATTATTACAAAAGTCTATcgtattaatttattaactacatGCATAGATAGCactattaaaaacaccatgCTATTTTGCCCGCCAAGTTGATATAAATTCATTAAGTTTCAGGGTATGACCCATGTCCACTGAGTTTAGCACTCGCTCACTCTTTGAAATATATGACCCATGGACTACCAGCATTGGGATGTGAATCCAGTACGTAATGTACTGAACATTTTAATCACTTCGCTGTGAAGGGTTGTGCAATTTAGATATATTAATGTTGTTTGCTTAAATTCAATGAAGaatcaagcacgttgtcctgggcacactatGTGCAGGACAccggttagctgttagtggtaaGCGAAAAGGATGTATcctagtgataaagcgctcgtctgatgcgcggtcggtctaggattgacgggaccgtcggtgggctatttctcgttccagccaatgcaccacgactggtatatcaaaggccgtggtatgtgctgattGTTTGTTGAATGGTTGTTggataaaatatctcttgctactaatgaaaaaatgtagcggattttctctctaaaacaatACGTAAAaagtatcaaatatttgacatccaacagccgatgattaataaatcaatgtgctctagtgttgttaacCCCCCAAACTAAACCACTACACCTCTTCGCTGAACCTTTCAAGCTCACAATGTGTTACAGCAGGTACTGGTAAGCGAACTCGGAACATACCATCCTAAAAGCTGCCAGATCAACTACTACACCACTAAGgcctggtttttttttttttttttttttttttttttttttttttttttttgtgtgttgttgttgtttgttgttttttttttgctgtttttttttttttggggggggggggtgtttagaAATACATTCctttttttagaaatacattcctttttttagaaatacattcctttcttttaagtTCATCAGTATGCTAATAAACAGTGTTTTACACAATGTAACATAGGTCTGAAcagttttttctctctttgaTATGCTAATTAATGGCGTTTTACACGATATAACATAGGTCTGAATAGCTTTTTCTCTTTTCTGCTCATACCAATCAATATTAAGTTGATAGAGAGTCGGTATATTGTGTAAAGGGGAAACAAACACGAAGGCTAGAACGCGTTGTTTACCGACTGACTCAAATGTTGTGAACATGCCTTTGTTAATTATTGACAAACCTTCACGGCTGGCCTGCTCGTCACGCAATGTATCAAAGCTGATCAACAACCATAATATTTTGCTGATGGCATATTTGTAACCAGTATTCCTGGGAGCGCCTGTCCACCTACATAGGAATGATTATCGTCatgggagtggcggtcctcctatgGATAAGAAGGGTGATCGTCAGTGGAGTGGCAATCCTATGGATAGGAAGGGTGATCGTCAGTGGAGTGGCAATCCTATGGATAGGAAGGGTGATCGTCAGTGGAGTGGCAATCCTATGGATAGGAAGGGTGTTCGTCAGTGGAGTGGCAATCCTATGGATAGGAAGGGTGATCGTCAGAATCCTATGGATAGGAAGGGTGATCGTCAGTGGAGTGGCAATCCTATGGATAAGAAGGGTGATCGTCAGTGGAGTGGCAATCCTATGGATAAGAAGGGTGATCGTCAGTGGAGTGGCAATCCTATGGATAGGAAGGGTGATCGCCATGGGAATGGCGGTCCTCTTATGGATACaaataatgatagtttggaatggcagtcctcttatagataGGAAGAATGGTCGTTCTGGGATAAGGATGATCGTCATTGTAATGGCAGTCCTCATATGGATATCAATGATGATCGTCATACGAGTGGCGGTCCTCTTATGGATATGAAGAATGGTAGTTCCTGGAGTGGCAGTTCTATAGATAGGAAGAATTGTCGTTCTGGGGGTGGCAGTCCTATTGATATGAAAGATTATCGCcatgagagtggcagtcctcatatgCTATGAAAGATGTATCGTCacgggagtggcagtcttacaGAAAAGATGGTAGTCTTGGGagtgggaatgaatgaatgaatgaatgaatgaatgagtgagtgaatgtttaacgaccccagcacgaaaaatacatcggctattgggtgtcaaactatggtaaaggcaaaatcTTGGGAGTGGGAGTAATGTGGATAGAAATAATTTATCGTCacatgagtggcagtcctcttataggtCGGAAGATGATCATCACGGGGGTGGCTGTCTTCATAAGAATATGAATAATGATCGTcattggagtggcagtctaatTATGGATATGAAGGATAGTCAGGGAGTGGCAGCTTTATATATGGTGTCGAAGTCCCTTTTTCAGCTACTACAGATGTCGAATCCTATAACAAATAGCGGCAGCAACTGCAACGCTAAATGTGATTACTGCAGATAGCGTTGTGACTGCAGATCGATGTCGCTCATCCCCAAGGTAGTATCAATACTAATAGACGAAGTAGGCAGAATGTATCATCCTGAGAACGTGGTAGTCTTCCTATAGACGAAGTATACGTAGACAGAATGTTTTATCTTGgttgttttctcattccaaccggtgctccacagctggtcaaaggtgttatgtgttttcctgtctgtgggaaagtgcagataaaagatcccttgctgcattaggaaaaatgtaacgggttcctctgatgactacgtgtgagaattaacaaatgtttgacatccaatagccgatgattaatcaatcaatgtgctctagtggtgtcgttaatcaaaacaaactttttttcatcaTGGTTGAGCCGCAGTCCTATAGACCTAGTATGAAGGATGTGTCCAATACATAAAGTTAATGGGTTTTAGAAACCAGTCTCTTCGGCAAAGCGATTAAGCGATCGGCCATAAGGCTGCTAGGTGCTGGGCTCGCATCGCAGTAGCGGCTTGAACCAACAGCGAGTTTTAATGGGAAGGTGTATGACCGTAAAATAGTCTTCTCTTTCACTTACAGCTAACCAttgaagtgacagaccctagtttttaaacactaaaacgtatttttcactattaaggaaggaaggaaatgttttatttaacgacgcactcaacacattttatttacggttatatggcgtcagacatatggtaaaggaccacacaaatataaagagaggaaacccgctgtcgccacttcatgggctactcttttcgattagcagcaagggatcctttatatggaccatcccacagacaggatagtatataccacgacctttgttacaccttttcactattaaagccgttttaataatttaaactaGAAATgcttacatttaattatttagaatattaaattttgtaccTCTGAAGTGGTTCTGATCATCCATAtttttgcaataccccaaaatgcatacCACGCGGCCTTTGGTGCGCCTGAGGCGTGATGGTTTGAAGGATCGACCGCTCTCTGTGGACCCGGTTCGTTTTTGTGCTCCACGATTGGTAAATCAAAGGgcgtgatatgtactgtcccaATTATGGGATTTGAGGCTAGGGCCGCAGGACCCTTTTACAATCCCTGATACCCTGACCACACAAAACTGACCCTGAAAGGTCGTGTGGTTCTGGTCTTAAATCTAAAACCCCTGAGTTTGAATTGACAGGAAATTTTCTCACTACTTTCGAACTTAACAGTTCACTTTCTTAATTACAGTTAATTGGGCTTCCAATATTTTTTAGGATTGCCAGATGGCCGAGTGGTTAAGACCTTGTAAAATGCTACGCGAGTATTAGAATATTAGATTTATAAGTATTTCACTATTTTCGTgccagtgggttttttttaaaacaaacaccctgttttcattttttctttaaataattattcactcattattttcatttactttcgtgcttgtatccaatacaggttcaagcacgttgtccttgGCACACCACCATCtttctgtgctgtctgtcctaCAAACTGAGTCTTTGCGGCTCCCAGTATCGTGGTGTGAACTCAGTATCTAagtccgatggattaaccactacaccagcgAAGCCGGTAAATAATTATTCTGTAGAATGATGTTATCATTCAGACTATACAACCACCGAATCATGATACTGGAACCGGGTGTTTTTGTTGCTAAGCGACGATCCTTTTACCGGCAGGTCAGCCGTGATACCGGAAATTGCGATTTGCAACGATCAAAGAAGTGTATGATTACATGAACAGTTTGAATAAATCACTTGAATATGTTTACACGAAAGCGATGTTCTGCTAACAGGAAGATTAAAATCTGGACACGCAACCGTGACGGCTGTGTTGTATTTTTATGTACCTGTTATTAGAcggagaagaaaaaagaaaaaaaccctcagGATACGACCGTATTGATTCGTATGCACTGCGGTCATGTATTCAACCCCCGGCAGTTTCCGTTAATAGCCGCCAATAACTTTACGTGCTAATAATTGACATGAAACCAACAGGCAGCTCGCCATGTCGTGTATTAAACCCATGCTTTGCGTTTGGTAATATAGTCTAATTTCTGTAAGTACAAAGTAaagataaatatatgtttttgataTGAACGATCATACCCGAAGagatatttaaacattaaaagagCTGGGATATACATGGTATTTCTAACGGTCTATTGTTCAAATTCAAAACCACCAAAACATTCGATTCAAGTATTGAATAACTCATttctatttcatgtttttataaaaaaaatctcatCAGATTGTTTAATCGATGATAAATGATGCCAGCCATATTACAGTCACTGTGAAAACTGAAAAAGAATATTTGCTGCCTTTACAAGGTCTAGGTCTACTCTTATAGATCTGTTGTgtgcaagaggtcttttataggACTTTCCAATGGACAAGATAATACCAAGGACTTGGATGTACTAGCCGTAGCGCGTTGGCTGGAATTGGAAAAACATAGATCTGTACGATGAGATAGACTGATCTTATGGCCATATTgcatctcaagcgagcgctataccaccgAGTTACATGTGTACACCCCAGCTTACTCACTTCGAACCGTATCAAGAGCATGACATATACTTGTGATAAAGGATTATAATTGTTTGTATTCCGTTTAATCAATTTAAATGAAAgcctatattttaaatatacagtgTTTTCCTTCTCTTCCTCTATATCCTGGCAGTATGTCTTATGTCTTTTTAATATATGAAAAGATGTGTTGAATACgggcaataataaaaacag encodes:
- the LOC121385506 gene encoding TWiK family of potassium channels protein 7-like yields the protein MGTKKRDGCCRKFTKFLFSHIGLSAMVILYCVAGGFIFEHLEKQNEQQICYESRSEYNPMENKTIESILKIFSDYGFPSPANREIMEIQIESVLQTFRNNTIAIGYDGRDCVHYGVPGGPVYEWSWPGALMFSVTVISTIGYGHIAPKTVWGRLVCIAYAVLGIPLMLLCLANIGDVLADIFRFIYAKICCCGCCRRKKRRTTKVVQIRPMQRSQDPAWKTEKSGVIGGSLTDDFSRIPTKSPTGSTDTNDNKKSNTDMASLVRPGSSKSGSRAPSPSGKTVKIVPLDLKAFNRPPTKHDPVILDDDSDDDDDDLDEKKITVPLTITMIVIGGYIFGGAVLFGLWEGWDWLQSAYFCFITLSTIGFGDVVPGTDFENPQAQAQLILGAIYVMFGMAILSMCFSLMQDEIIAKGKWVGEKLGILDKTDD